In one window of bacterium BMS3Abin14 DNA:
- the rnfC gene encoding electron transport complex protein RnfC, whose amino-acid sequence MKRMFHGGVHPHDHKETRDLAIVQIPLPDELAVSLSQHIGAPARPIVSRGDRVLKYQPIAEPSGFVSAGLHAPTSGTVKGIEPMPHPSGRFIPAIIIEPDGLNEAGDTLKHADPDLEKGPEAWKEMVRNAGIVGMGGAAFPTHVKLNPPKDKPIDLVVANGVECEPFLTADHRVMLEDPDPIIGGLRLAMEIVGAGRAIVAIEANKPDAAEKIRSMDLPPGCEVDVLPVRYPQGAEKQLIFALTGRQVPSGGLPMDVGVVVQNVGTLAAIHEAVTTGRPLVERVMTLGGTVPKGPGNYRVVMGTPLSHIIETTGGLQGPAARIISGGPMMGLPLSGFESSMTKGTSGLLVFGARDFRELQSRPCIRCGSCVRACPVHLLPHTLGNLVEWDHFDELEEYHIRDCIECGCCTYICPADRNLVQYIRQGKAELLARSRSK is encoded by the coding sequence ATGAAAAGAATGTTCCATGGCGGGGTTCATCCTCACGATCACAAGGAAACGAGGGATCTGGCGATCGTGCAGATACCATTGCCGGATGAATTGGCGGTCAGTCTGTCCCAGCACATCGGAGCCCCCGCGAGGCCCATTGTTTCCAGGGGGGACAGGGTCCTGAAGTACCAGCCCATTGCGGAGCCCTCCGGTTTTGTGTCGGCGGGGCTCCATGCACCGACCTCAGGGACGGTAAAGGGTATCGAGCCCATGCCGCATCCCTCCGGCCGTTTTATCCCTGCAATCATTATTGAGCCCGACGGACTGAATGAGGCCGGGGATACCCTGAAGCACGCGGATCCTGATCTCGAGAAAGGGCCTGAAGCGTGGAAGGAGATGGTGAGAAACGCAGGTATCGTCGGGATGGGCGGCGCGGCCTTTCCAACCCACGTGAAGCTTAACCCTCCGAAGGACAAACCCATTGATCTCGTTGTCGCCAATGGGGTCGAGTGCGAACCGTTCCTGACCGCGGATCACCGTGTCATGCTGGAGGACCCCGATCCGATTATCGGCGGGTTGCGCCTGGCCATGGAGATCGTTGGCGCCGGCAGGGCCATTGTGGCCATTGAGGCCAACAAGCCTGACGCGGCCGAAAAGATCCGGTCCATGGACCTGCCCCCCGGATGCGAGGTAGATGTATTACCGGTAAGGTATCCGCAGGGCGCTGAAAAACAGCTTATTTTTGCCCTGACCGGCAGGCAGGTGCCATCGGGGGGCCTTCCCATGGACGTGGGCGTCGTCGTTCAGAATGTCGGTACCCTGGCCGCCATCCACGAGGCCGTCACGACGGGCCGTCCCCTTGTCGAGAGGGTCATGACACTCGGCGGGACTGTTCCCAAAGGGCCCGGGAATTACCGGGTGGTTATGGGGACCCCCCTTTCCCACATTATCGAGACTACCGGCGGGCTCCAGGGGCCGGCGGCGAGGATTATCAGCGGGGGCCCCATGATGGGGCTGCCCCTGTCCGGTTTTGAGAGCTCCATGACCAAGGGAACCAGCGGCCTGCTTGTCTTCGGGGCGAGAGATTTCAGGGAACTTCAGTCCCGTCCCTGCATTCGCTGCGGGTCGTGTGTGAGAGCCTGCCCTGTTCATCTCTTGCCCCATACCCTTGGCAACCTGGTGGAGTGGGACCATTTTGACGAACTGGAGGAGTACCATATCAGGGATTGTATCGAGTGCGGATGCTGCACCTATATCTGTCCTGCCGACCGAAATCTGGTGCAATACATAAGACAGGGCAAGGCTGAACTTCTGGCCAGGAGCCGATCAAAATGA
- the nrdR gene encoding transcriptional repressor NrdR — MKCPFCSDFDNKVVDSRLTGDSDVIRRRRECLGCGRRFTTYERVEDILPMVIKKDGRREPFERAKILSGIQTACQKRPISVQMLEEIVDRIEKKVQENGEKEIKSSTVGETVMQELHDLDEVAYVRFASVYRSFKDINEFMDELKDLLSEEEARRLNGEKTKK; from the coding sequence ATGAAATGTCCATTCTGCTCCGATTTCGACAACAAGGTAGTTGATTCCCGTCTTACGGGCGACAGCGATGTCATCCGCCGCCGGCGCGAATGCCTCGGCTGCGGCAGGCGCTTTACTACCTACGAGAGGGTTGAGGATATCCTGCCCATGGTGATCAAGAAGGACGGTCGCCGTGAGCCGTTTGAAAGGGCCAAGATCCTTTCCGGGATCCAGACCGCCTGCCAGAAGAGGCCCATCAGTGTTCAGATGCTGGAAGAGATCGTCGACAGGATAGAGAAGAAGGTCCAGGAAAACGGGGAAAAGGAGATCAAGAGCAGTACTGTTGGCGAGACCGTCATGCAGGAACTGCATGACCTGGACGAGGTGGCCTACGTGCGGTTTGCCTCCGTTTACCGTTCATTCAAGGACATCAACGAATTTATGGACGAGCTGAAAGACCTCCTGAGCGAGGAGGAAGCCCGTCGGCTGAATGGGGAGAAGACGAAAAAATGA
- a CDS encoding hypothetical protein (Fibronectin-binding protein A N-terminus (FbpA)) produces MDYLSLKAAVTQAAHLLNGRRMSGVRRAARDEVVLDFGGNGLLLSIRADRPGVFLPPTGSGIKAPGGFFSDFPASRVKGAVLASMIMPEKGDRIVRMEFSAGWPEKRGETFVMVLEVMGRHSNLILLDSDERIMGSLKQVPPDMSRVRPVIPGHRWTPPPVRPGSAIEDISAETLRGASCNGVRELMDCVRGLSPVTARLAMSRAPHGDPEKLSAALRTMSEQSTGGSGCLALRGERWNLFPFLLAHEEAESIRAFTSFSEAAWEWRGQTGADEGRRVPNPVQNMAGRLKNEAEKIERSLAIIEDEETRCRGYGELRLKAESILINLSQIPRGASRVTLAYPSDEGSSIEIEVDLDPSITPRANADRLFSRVKRLKRGLAALKKKKTALESSRKDIEKARNALSDGDERPAKAFLRRVAPPEAAGRSGRRKPGSGKSGKSPGRRYWKEGFTILVGKSAADNERVTFEAASPHDLWLHARDYPSSHVVILTGGKRPPEEVILEAGRLAAAKSGAKRDSTVEIMVTERKWVRKIRGGRPGRVTVERFRSIRVKPKG; encoded by the coding sequence ATGGATTACCTCTCCTTAAAAGCCGCTGTCACTCAGGCAGCACATCTGTTAAACGGCAGACGGATGTCCGGTGTTCGCCGGGCCGCAAGGGATGAAGTAGTCCTGGACTTCGGGGGGAATGGCCTTCTCCTCTCCATCCGGGCGGACCGCCCGGGGGTATTTCTTCCCCCGACAGGCTCCGGAATAAAGGCGCCGGGGGGATTCTTCTCCGATTTTCCGGCCTCCCGAGTAAAAGGGGCGGTCCTGGCCTCAATGATCATGCCTGAAAAGGGGGACAGGATAGTCAGAATGGAATTTTCCGCAGGGTGGCCCGAAAAACGGGGGGAGACCTTCGTCATGGTCCTGGAGGTCATGGGACGCCACAGCAACCTCATCCTCCTTGACTCCGACGAAAGGATTATGGGCTCACTGAAGCAGGTACCGCCCGACATGAGCAGGGTCCGGCCGGTCATTCCCGGACACAGGTGGACACCCCCGCCCGTAAGGCCCGGCTCGGCCATTGAGGACATTTCGGCCGAAACCCTTCGCGGCGCCTCCTGCAATGGTGTCCGTGAACTGATGGACTGTGTGCGAGGACTCTCGCCTGTGACGGCGCGGTTGGCCATGTCAAGGGCGCCGCATGGTGACCCGGAGAAACTGTCGGCTGCCCTCCGGACGATGTCCGAACAGTCGACCGGTGGGTCTGGATGCCTGGCCCTGCGGGGGGAACGATGGAACCTTTTTCCCTTCCTTTTGGCCCATGAAGAGGCCGAATCCATACGGGCATTTACCTCCTTTTCAGAGGCGGCGTGGGAATGGAGAGGACAGACCGGCGCTGACGAGGGGCGGCGTGTTCCGAATCCCGTCCAAAATATGGCTGGGCGGCTGAAAAATGAGGCGGAAAAGATTGAGCGCAGCCTGGCAATCATCGAGGACGAGGAGACCCGATGCCGTGGATACGGTGAGCTGCGGTTAAAAGCCGAGTCAATCCTCATCAATCTCTCACAGATCCCCCGGGGCGCATCCCGGGTCACGCTCGCCTATCCTTCCGATGAAGGTTCCTCCATCGAGATCGAGGTTGACCTGGATCCTTCCATTACCCCCCGGGCCAATGCGGACCGCCTGTTCTCCCGGGTAAAACGGCTCAAGCGCGGCCTCGCAGCGTTGAAAAAGAAAAAAACTGCCCTGGAATCGTCCCGGAAGGATATCGAGAAAGCCCGAAATGCCCTTTCAGACGGCGACGAACGACCGGCAAAAGCGTTCCTGAGAAGGGTTGCCCCTCCGGAAGCGGCCGGCAGGTCGGGGCGCCGGAAACCCGGCAGTGGGAAATCCGGAAAGTCTCCAGGCAGGCGATACTGGAAGGAGGGGTTCACTATCCTCGTCGGCAAAAGCGCGGCCGACAACGAGAGGGTGACCTTTGAGGCGGCTTCGCCCCACGACCTCTGGCTCCATGCCCGGGATTACCCCAGTTCACATGTCGTCATACTGACCGGGGGAAAACGGCCCCCGGAGGAGGTAATCCTGGAAGCGGGCCGATTGGCTGCAGCCAAAAGCGGAGCGAAACGGGACTCCACGGTGGAGATCATGGTGACGGAGAGAAAATGGGTCCGGAAGATCAGGGGAGGCAGGCCGGGCCGGGTCACGGTGGAACGTTTCCGTTCCATCAGGGTCAAACCGAAGGGCTAA
- the ywlF gene encoding putative sugar phosphate isomerase YwlF, whose translation MSSEPYLGAGIALGSDHAGFALKSLVKGHLKARGIPAIDVGADSEDSVDYPDFARKVVDRILSGEVDMGILICGTGIGMSIAANRHRGIRAALCHDHFTASAARRHNNANILAMGGRLIGPDLAKEIVDTWLDTPFEGGRHKRRTDKMDL comes from the coding sequence GTGAGTTCTGAACCATACCTGGGCGCTGGGATCGCCCTGGGATCGGACCATGCCGGTTTCGCCCTCAAGAGCCTGGTCAAGGGCCACCTGAAGGCCCGTGGAATTCCGGCCATCGACGTCGGTGCCGATTCCGAGGATTCGGTGGACTATCCCGATTTCGCCCGCAAGGTGGTGGACAGGATCCTGAGCGGTGAGGTCGACATGGGAATACTCATCTGCGGGACAGGGATCGGGATGTCCATAGCCGCCAACCGCCATCGCGGCATCAGGGCGGCTCTGTGTCACGATCACTTCACCGCCTCGGCCGCGCGCAGGCACAACAACGCGAATATCCTTGCCATGGGCGGCAGGCTTATAGGCCCCGACCTTGCGAAGGAGATCGTCGATACCTGGCTGGACACGCCCTTCGAGGGCGGTCGTCACAAGCGCCGAACGGACAAGATGGACCTGTAG
- the tadA gene encoding tRNA-specific adenosine deaminase encodes MDIVHLVAGRSTCLRRQVGAAFVKDKNILATGYNGAPSGVPHCAEVGCLREQLGIPSGERHEICRGLHAEQNGIIQAARHGINLSGSTVYTTDSPCVICAKMLINVRVERIVCGQGYPDSLAVEMLAQAGLEVEYLEGDRK; translated from the coding sequence ATGGATATCGTCCACCTGGTCGCCGGCAGGTCAACCTGTTTGAGGCGTCAGGTCGGGGCTGCATTTGTAAAGGACAAAAATATATTGGCCACCGGTTACAACGGCGCGCCTTCAGGTGTCCCGCACTGCGCTGAGGTGGGATGCCTAAGAGAGCAGCTCGGCATCCCATCTGGTGAAAGGCACGAGATCTGCCGGGGCCTTCATGCGGAGCAGAACGGAATCATTCAGGCGGCCAGGCACGGCATAAACCTTTCGGGGTCCACCGTGTACACCACTGACAGCCCATGTGTTATCTGTGCCAAAATGCTCATTAACGTACGTGTGGAGAGGATTGTCTGCGGGCAGGGATATCCCGACAGCCTTGCGGTGGAGATGCTCGCCCAGGCAGGGCTTGAGGTGGAATATCTCGAGGGAGACAGGAAATGA
- the glyA2 gene encoding serine hydroxymethyltransferase 2, which translates to MSLEQFDPEIYNAIRLETEREEYQLELIASENMVSEDVLEAQGSVLTNKYAEGYPGKRYYGGCEHVDTSEQLAIDRAKELFGADYVNVQPHAGAQANMAVYFAVLEPGDTLMGMDLAHGGHLTHGSPVNFSGFLYNVISYGVREDDQRIDFDQVRDLAREHRPKMIIAGASAYPRIIDFVKFREICDETGAILFVDMAHIAGLVAAGEHPSPVPHAHIVTTTTHKTLRGPRGGMIMSTGDWARKLGSRVFPGSQGGPLEHVIAAKAVAFKEALQPDFKQYQRQVVTNAAVLAGELVKHGFKLVSGGTDNHLMLLDLRDEEYTGRDAEEALDAAGITANKNTVPFETRSPFITSGLRLGTPAITTRGMKEPEMLQVGRWIGEVLRKRDDKAFLARVKGQVRELCESFPFYGHRLED; encoded by the coding sequence TTGTCATTGGAACAGTTCGATCCGGAGATATATAACGCCATCCGCCTTGAGACCGAGCGGGAGGAATACCAGCTTGAGCTCATTGCCTCCGAGAATATGGTCAGTGAGGACGTGCTGGAGGCCCAGGGCAGTGTTTTGACAAACAAATATGCCGAGGGGTATCCCGGGAAGCGTTACTACGGCGGCTGCGAGCATGTGGATACCAGCGAACAGTTGGCCATTGACAGGGCAAAAGAGCTGTTTGGCGCGGACTATGTCAACGTCCAGCCCCACGCCGGCGCCCAGGCCAACATGGCGGTCTACTTCGCTGTCCTCGAGCCGGGCGATACGTTGATGGGGATGGACCTCGCCCACGGCGGGCACCTCACCCACGGCAGCCCGGTGAACTTTTCCGGTTTTCTTTACAACGTCATATCCTACGGTGTCAGGGAGGATGATCAGCGCATCGATTTCGACCAGGTACGGGATCTGGCCAGGGAACATCGGCCGAAGATGATAATTGCCGGGGCTTCGGCCTACCCCCGTATCATTGACTTCGTGAAGTTCCGTGAGATCTGCGACGAGACAGGGGCGATCCTCTTCGTGGATATGGCCCACATTGCCGGTCTGGTGGCCGCGGGCGAGCACCCCAGCCCCGTTCCCCACGCCCATATCGTGACCACCACCACCCACAAGACCCTCAGGGGTCCCCGGGGCGGCATGATCATGAGCACCGGGGACTGGGCCAGGAAGCTGGGCAGCCGGGTGTTCCCAGGTTCCCAGGGCGGGCCCCTGGAGCACGTTATCGCCGCCAAGGCAGTGGCCTTCAAGGAGGCCCTGCAGCCCGATTTCAAGCAGTACCAGCGCCAGGTCGTCACCAACGCCGCTGTTCTGGCAGGCGAACTGGTCAAACACGGATTCAAACTGGTGTCCGGCGGAACCGACAACCACCTGATGCTCCTGGATCTTCGTGACGAGGAGTACACCGGGAGGGACGCCGAGGAGGCACTGGATGCGGCCGGCATCACGGCAAACAAGAACACCGTGCCCTTTGAGACGAGGAGTCCCTTCATCACCAGCGGCCTGCGTCTCGGCACACCGGCCATCACAACCCGGGGCATGAAGGAGCCCGAGATGCTCCAGGTAGGGCGCTGGATAGGGGAGGTACTTCGCAAACGTGACGACAAGGCCTTTCTGGCCCGGGTCAAGGGACAGGTCCGGGAGCTGTGTGAGAGTTTCCCGTTCTACGGCCACCGGCTCGAGGACTGA